One Lactobacillus crispatus DNA segment encodes these proteins:
- the atpA gene encoding F0F1 ATP synthase subunit alpha yields MSIKAEEISSLIKQQLEHYDDKLDINEVGVVTYVGDGIARAHGLNDVLAGELLKFDNGSYGIAQNLESNDVGIIILGQFDNIREGDRVQRTGRIMEVPVGDALIGRVVNPLGQPVDGEGEIKADKTRPIEAKAPGVMDRQSVKQPLQTGIKAIDALVPIGRGQRELIIGDRKTGKTSLAIDTILNQKGQDVICIYVAIGQKESTVRTQVETLKRFGAMDYTIVVEAGPSEPAPMLYIAPYAGTAMGEEFMYNGKDVLIVFDDLSKQAVAYRELSLLLRRPPGREAYPGDVFYLHSRLLERSAKLSEKLGGGSLTALPIIQTEAGDISAYIPTNVISITDGQIFLQSDLFFAGTRPAIDAGNSVSRVGGNAQIKAMKKVAGTLRTDLAAYRELESFAQFGSDLDQATQAKLNRGQRTVEVLKQPLHDPIPVEKQVLILYALVHGYLDSVPVEDIARFQNELFDNFDSSHADLLKTIRETGELPDDKKLSAAVEEFSESFTPSEK; encoded by the coding sequence TTGAGCATTAAAGCGGAAGAAATTAGCTCCTTGATCAAGCAACAACTTGAACATTACGATGATAAGCTCGACATTAACGAAGTTGGTGTTGTAACTTACGTTGGTGATGGTATCGCCCGGGCTCACGGACTTAACGATGTATTGGCCGGTGAATTGTTAAAATTTGATAACGGTTCATACGGTATCGCTCAAAACCTTGAATCCAATGATGTTGGTATCATTATTTTGGGTCAATTTGACAACATTCGTGAAGGTGACCGTGTTCAAAGAACTGGTCGAATCATGGAAGTTCCTGTTGGTGACGCCTTAATTGGTAGAGTAGTTAACCCATTAGGTCAACCTGTTGACGGTGAGGGTGAAATCAAAGCTGATAAGACTCGTCCTATCGAAGCTAAAGCTCCAGGTGTTATGGACCGTCAATCAGTTAAGCAACCACTTCAAACTGGTATTAAAGCTATCGATGCCTTAGTTCCAATTGGTCGTGGTCAGCGTGAATTGATTATCGGTGACCGTAAGACTGGTAAGACTAGTTTGGCTATTGATACTATTCTTAACCAAAAGGGACAAGACGTAATTTGTATTTACGTTGCTATTGGTCAAAAGGAATCAACCGTTAGAACTCAAGTAGAAACTTTAAAGCGTTTTGGCGCAATGGATTACACCATTGTTGTTGAAGCGGGCCCAAGTGAACCAGCACCTATGCTTTACATTGCACCATATGCTGGTACTGCTATGGGTGAGGAATTTATGTACAATGGCAAGGACGTATTAATCGTATTTGACGACCTATCCAAACAAGCCGTCGCTTACCGTGAACTTTCCTTGCTTCTCCGTCGTCCGCCTGGTCGTGAAGCCTACCCAGGTGATGTCTTCTACTTACACTCACGTCTTCTTGAACGTAGTGCTAAGTTGAGTGAAAAACTTGGTGGTGGGTCATTGACAGCTTTGCCAATTATCCAAACTGAAGCCGGAGACATTTCTGCATATATTCCAACCAACGTAATTTCTATTACTGACGGTCAAATCTTCTTGCAAAGTGATTTGTTCTTTGCCGGTACTCGTCCAGCTATCGATGCTGGTAACTCAGTTTCTCGTGTTGGTGGTAACGCTCAGATTAAAGCAATGAAGAAAGTTGCTGGTACTTTACGTACTGACCTTGCTGCTTACCGTGAACTTGAAAGTTTCGCTCAATTTGGTAGTGATCTTGATCAAGCAACTCAAGCTAAGTTGAACAGAGGTCAAAGAACTGTTGAAGTATTGAAGCAACCACTTCATGATCCAATTCCTGTTGAAAAGCAAGTATTGATTCTTTATGCTTTGGTTCACGGTTACCTTGATTCTGTCCCAGTAGAAGATATTGCACGCTTCCAAAATGAATTGTTTGATAACTTTGACAGCAGTCATGCTGATTTGCTTAAGACAATTCGTGAAACTGGTGAATTGCCTGATGATAAGAAATTATCAGCAGCCGTTGAGGAATTCAGTGAAAGCTTTACACCAAGTGAAAAATAG
- the atpE gene encoding F0F1 ATP synthase subunit C, which produces MSEAFKYLAAAIAAGLAALAASLGNGKVISKTIEGMARQPESAGNLRATMFIGVGLIEAVPILAIIVAFLILFL; this is translated from the coding sequence ATGTCAGAAGCTTTTAAATATCTCGCTGCAGCCATTGCAGCCGGATTAGCTGCTTTAGCTGCATCATTAGGTAACGGTAAAGTTATCTCAAAGACAATTGAAGGTATGGCTCGTCAACCTGAAAGTGCAGGTAACTTAAGAGCAACAATGTTTATCGGTGTTGGTTTGATCGAAGCCGTTCCTATTTTGGCTATCATTGTTGCCTTCTTGATTCTTTTCCTTTAA
- the atpH gene encoding ATP synthase F1 subunit delta: MALSREEIAARYGTALFGYAQDNKVLDTVYDEMMELKKAAVANPKFISVLSDPILSSKDKKSLLTAVEKDFSDEVRGFLNLLLEYNRFADLIDIIDEFALLYDDEKKIATGTATTVVKLDDDQLKRLGDSYAKMYDLNAVRLENKVDPSILGGVVLQVKDRVIDGSVKNRLKKIRAQIIDKN, from the coding sequence ATGGCTTTAAGTAGAGAAGAAATAGCTGCACGTTACGGTACTGCTTTGTTCGGTTATGCGCAAGATAATAAAGTACTGGATACTGTTTACGATGAAATGATGGAATTGAAAAAGGCAGCAGTTGCCAATCCTAAATTCATCAGTGTCCTTAGCGATCCTATTTTAAGTAGTAAAGATAAAAAGTCTCTTTTAACTGCAGTTGAAAAAGATTTTTCAGATGAAGTACGAGGCTTTTTGAATTTGTTACTTGAATATAACCGCTTTGCTGATTTAATCGATATTATCGATGAATTTGCTTTACTTTATGACGATGAAAAGAAGATCGCAACTGGTACTGCAACTACTGTAGTTAAACTGGATGATGATCAACTTAAGCGTTTAGGTGATAGTTATGCTAAAATGTATGATTTAAACGCTGTGCGTCTTGAGAATAAAGTTGATCCAAGTATATTAGGCGGCGTAGTCCTCCAAGTGAAGGACCGCGTGATTGATGGATCAGTTAAAAATAGACTGAAGAAGATCCGTGCGCAAATAATTGATAAAAATTAA
- the upp gene encoding uracil phosphoribosyltransferase has translation MGKFVVLDHPLIQHKLTIIRRKDTGSNEFRRIVGEIGGLMTYEITRDLPLEDVEIETPMGKTVQKEIAGKKLTIVPILRAGMGMLNGVLEMVPSAKIAVIGMYRDEKTLKPHEYFFKAPKDIAERECLVVDPMLATGGSANDAIAALKKRGVKEIKLAVLVAAPEGIKAVQEANPDVDIYAAAEDDKLMDNGYIFPGLGDAGDRLFGTK, from the coding sequence ATGGGAAAGTTCGTAGTTTTGGATCACCCATTGATTCAACACAAATTGACAATTATTCGTCGCAAAGATACGGGTTCAAATGAATTCCGTCGCATTGTTGGTGAAATTGGTGGGTTAATGACTTATGAAATCACTAGAGACTTGCCACTTGAAGATGTTGAAATTGAAACACCAATGGGTAAGACTGTCCAAAAGGAAATTGCTGGTAAGAAGTTGACAATTGTGCCAATTTTACGTGCCGGTATGGGGATGCTTAATGGTGTCCTTGAAATGGTTCCTTCAGCTAAGATTGCCGTTATCGGGATGTACCGTGACGAAAAGACTTTGAAGCCACATGAATATTTCTTCAAGGCTCCAAAGGATATTGCTGAACGTGAATGTTTAGTCGTTGATCCAATGCTTGCAACTGGTGGCTCAGCTAATGATGCCATTGCTGCATTGAAGAAGCGTGGTGTTAAGGAAATTAAGCTTGCTGTTTTGGTAGCTGCTCCAGAAGGTATTAAGGCAGTTCAAGAAGCAAATCCTGACGTTGACATTTATGCAGCTGCTGAAGATGATAAATTGATGGATAATGGTTATATTTTCCCAGGTTTGGGTGATGCTGGTGACAGACTATTTGGTACTAAGTAA
- the atpB gene encoding F0F1 ATP synthase subunit A, translating into MEKSFVFKFMGLNFELSGIIGSTLMALAVLFICIWLSRKVEMKPNKRQNVFEYLLDFTNGIVKDNVSDVDAQKHLSLYAFVLFLFIWFMNQLGMFLEVKVDDWMFIKSPTADPVATMSFAMMTLLLSFTFGVQRFGVGGYLKNYAQPVGFLLPVNVIEEFTNFLTLSLRLYGNIYAGEVLLTLIGNDLAHAGGPFTLILAAPLAMIWQGFSVFIGSIQAYVFVTLSMVYIGKKVTTE; encoded by the coding sequence ATGGAGAAATCATTTGTTTTTAAATTCATGGGCTTGAATTTTGAACTTTCTGGTATTATCGGTTCAACGCTAATGGCTTTAGCAGTTTTATTTATCTGCATTTGGCTTTCAAGAAAAGTTGAAATGAAACCTAACAAAAGACAAAATGTTTTTGAATATTTACTCGATTTTACTAACGGTATCGTCAAAGATAATGTTAGTGATGTAGATGCTCAGAAGCACTTGTCATTATATGCTTTCGTTTTATTCCTTTTCATTTGGTTTATGAACCAATTGGGAATGTTCCTAGAAGTCAAAGTTGATGATTGGATGTTTATTAAATCACCAACTGCTGATCCAGTAGCGACAATGTCGTTTGCAATGATGACCTTGCTTCTATCGTTCACATTCGGCGTACAAAGATTTGGTGTAGGCGGATATTTAAAGAATTATGCGCAACCAGTTGGTTTTTTACTTCCAGTTAATGTAATTGAAGAATTTACCAACTTCTTAACCTTATCATTACGTCTTTATGGGAATATATATGCTGGTGAAGTTTTGCTAACATTAATTGGTAATGATCTAGCACATGCTGGTGGACCATTTACATTGATTCTAGCAGCTCCATTAGCCATGATTTGGCAAGGTTTCTCTGTCTTCATTGGCTCTATCCAGGCATATGTTTTCGTAACTTTGTCAATGGTTTACATTGGTAAGAAAGTTACTACAGAATAA
- a CDS encoding DUF2969 domain-containing protein, with protein sequence MSKKLENIDIEVNELKGKNLPTWEVIIPNKKSIGLIEKVEGRYRATTSKTSNILFANSLESSINDLLSYFTLHEK encoded by the coding sequence ATGTCTAAAAAGTTAGAAAATATTGATATTGAAGTTAATGAACTTAAAGGAAAGAATTTACCAACTTGGGAAGTTATTATTCCTAACAAGAAGTCCATTGGTTTAATTGAAAAGGTGGAAGGTCGTTATCGCGCTACTACTTCTAAGACTAGTAATATTTTATTTGCTAATAGTCTTGAAAGCAGTATTAACGATTTACTTTCATACTTCACCTTACATGAAAAATAA
- the yidD gene encoding membrane protein insertion efficiency factor YidD, producing the protein MRKILIFIVRIYQTVISPLLPPSCRYYPTCSNYMIDALKKHGPILGLIMGICRILRCNPFIRGGVDPVPDNFTIFRNPHPERYEDPIISSKFHPDSK; encoded by the coding sequence TTGCGTAAGATTTTGATTTTTATTGTACGTATTTATCAGACAGTGATTTCACCGTTATTACCACCAAGTTGTCGTTATTATCCCACGTGTTCTAATTATATGATTGACGCGTTGAAAAAACATGGCCCAATTTTAGGGTTAATTATGGGAATTTGTCGTATACTAAGGTGTAACCCTTTTATTAGGGGCGGAGTAGATCCAGTTCCTGATAATTTTACTATTTTTCGAAATCCACATCCGGAACGATATGAAGACCCGATTATATCTTCTAAGTTTCATCCGGATAGCAAGTAG
- a CDS encoding rod shape-determining protein, whose protein sequence is MARDIGIDLGTANVLINVSGKGIVLNEPSVVAVNTDTNKVVAVGSEAYEMVGRTPGNIRVIRPLKNGVIADFDITEAMLSYFIEKLNVKGFMSKPNILICAPTGVTSIEQKAIIQAAEKSGGGKVYLDFEPKVAAVGAGLDIFKPQGNMVIDIGGGTTDVAVLSMGEIVTSQSLRYAGDRMNQAVISYIKNKHNLLIGSRTAEQIKIEIGSAFEPDQDEQITVRGRDVVDGLPKQTTVTAPEIQKALEPGLMSIIAAAKEVLETTPPELSADIIDRGIMLTGGGALLKNIDKLISYYLQVPVLIADHPLEAVALGTGTLLKNIEKHQRH, encoded by the coding sequence GTGGCACGAGATATAGGAATTGATTTGGGGACAGCAAACGTACTGATCAATGTCTCTGGTAAAGGTATCGTATTAAATGAACCTTCTGTTGTAGCTGTAAATACCGATACAAACAAGGTAGTTGCAGTTGGTTCAGAGGCATATGAGATGGTGGGAAGAACTCCAGGTAATATTCGAGTAATTCGCCCCTTGAAGAATGGGGTAATTGCTGATTTTGACATTACCGAAGCAATGCTGTCTTACTTTATTGAAAAATTAAATGTAAAAGGCTTTATGTCCAAGCCAAATATTTTGATTTGTGCTCCTACTGGAGTTACTTCAATTGAACAAAAAGCAATTATTCAGGCAGCTGAAAAGTCTGGTGGCGGCAAGGTTTATTTAGACTTTGAACCTAAAGTTGCGGCTGTTGGTGCAGGCTTGGATATTTTTAAACCGCAAGGTAATATGGTGATTGATATCGGTGGTGGTACCACTGACGTTGCAGTTTTATCAATGGGTGAAATTGTAACTTCTCAATCATTACGTTATGCTGGCGATCGGATGAACCAGGCTGTCATCAGTTACATTAAGAATAAGCATAATTTGTTAATCGGTTCTAGAACTGCCGAACAAATTAAGATTGAAATTGGTAGCGCCTTTGAACCAGACCAAGATGAACAAATTACTGTTCGTGGTCGTGACGTAGTTGATGGTTTGCCTAAGCAGACTACAGTTACTGCACCAGAGATTCAAAAGGCTTTAGAACCAGGCTTGATGTCAATCATTGCAGCAGCTAAAGAAGTATTGGAAACAACTCCACCAGAGCTTTCAGCAGATATTATTGATCGCGGAATCATGCTAACAGGTGGTGGAGCCCTATTAAAGAATATTGATAAGTTGATTTCTTATTATTTGCAAGTTCCAGTTTTAATTGCTGATCATCCATTGGAAGCAGTAGCTTTAGGAACTGGTACTTTGCTTAAAAATATTGAAAAGCATCAACGTCACTAA
- the atpD gene encoding F0F1 ATP synthase subunit beta has product MSEGEIVQVIGPVVDVKFPIDKNLPDINNALRVIKSEDESIVLEVTLELGDGVLRTIAMESTDGLRRGMKVEDTGAPISVPVGEDTLGRVFNVLGQPIDGGPEFSKDHPREGIHKEAPKYEDLTTSREILETGIKVIDLLEPYVRGGKVGLFGGAGVGKTTIIQELIHNIAQEHGGISVFTGVGERTREGNDLYFEMKASGVLSKTAMVFGQMNEPPGARMRVALTGLTLAEYFRDVEGQDVLLFIDNIFRFTQAGSEVSALLGRMPSAVGYQPTLATEMGQLQERITSTKKGSITSIQAVYVPADDYTDPAPSTTFAHLDATTNLERSLVEQGIYPAVDPLESTSSALDPEVVGQEHYEVATRVQHVLQRYHELQDIISVLGMDELSDEEKLIVARARKVQFFLSQNFFVAEQFTGVPGSYVPIKESIKGFKLILDGHLDDLPEDAFRGVGPIEDVLKKAQSMGVTPSDPEAKALLEK; this is encoded by the coding sequence TTGAGTGAAGGTGAAATCGTTCAAGTAATCGGCCCAGTTGTCGATGTTAAATTCCCAATCGATAAGAATTTACCTGATATTAACAATGCCTTGCGCGTAATCAAATCAGAGGATGAAAGCATCGTCCTTGAAGTTACGCTTGAACTCGGTGATGGTGTCTTAAGAACGATCGCCATGGAATCTACCGATGGTCTTCGCCGTGGTATGAAGGTTGAAGATACTGGTGCTCCAATTTCAGTTCCAGTTGGGGAAGATACTTTAGGTCGTGTGTTCAACGTTTTGGGTCAACCAATTGATGGCGGTCCAGAATTTTCAAAAGATCACCCTCGTGAAGGTATCCACAAAGAAGCACCTAAATATGAAGATTTAACTACCAGTAGAGAAATCCTTGAAACTGGTATTAAAGTTATCGACTTGCTTGAACCATATGTACGTGGTGGTAAAGTTGGTTTGTTCGGTGGTGCCGGTGTTGGTAAAACAACTATCATTCAGGAATTGATTCACAACATCGCTCAAGAACACGGTGGTATTTCCGTATTTACTGGTGTTGGTGAAAGAACTCGTGAAGGTAATGACCTTTACTTCGAAATGAAAGCTTCAGGCGTTTTAAGTAAAACTGCCATGGTATTTGGTCAGATGAACGAGCCGCCTGGTGCCAGAATGCGTGTTGCATTGACTGGTTTGACTCTTGCTGAGTACTTTAGAGATGTTGAAGGACAAGACGTATTGCTCTTTATCGACAATATCTTCAGATTTACTCAGGCTGGTTCAGAAGTTTCAGCTTTGCTTGGTCGTATGCCAAGTGCCGTTGGTTACCAACCAACTTTGGCAACTGAAATGGGTCAATTGCAGGAAAGAATTACTTCAACTAAGAAGGGTTCAATTACTTCTATTCAAGCTGTTTATGTTCCTGCCGATGACTATACTGACCCAGCTCCGTCAACCACATTCGCACACTTGGACGCTACTACTAACTTGGAACGTAGTTTGGTAGAACAAGGTATTTACCCAGCCGTTGACCCACTTGAATCAACTTCAAGTGCCCTTGACCCTGAAGTTGTTGGTCAAGAACACTACGAAGTTGCTACTCGTGTTCAACATGTTTTGCAACGTTACCACGAATTGCAAGATATTATTTCTGTTTTGGGTATGGATGAATTGTCTGATGAAGAAAAATTGATCGTTGCACGTGCACGTAAAGTTCAATTCTTCTTGTCACAAAACTTCTTCGTTGCTGAACAATTTACTGGTGTACCTGGTTCATATGTTCCAATTAAGGAAAGCATTAAGGGCTTTAAGCTTATTTTGGATGGTCACCTTGATGACTTACCAGAAGATGCCTTCCGTGGTGTTGGCCCGATCGAAGATGTTTTGAAGAAAGCACAATCTATGGGTGTAACTCCAAGTGATCCCGAAGCTAAAGCATTGCTAGAAAAGTAG
- a CDS encoding F0F1 ATP synthase subunit epsilon — translation MADPEKLFRVNVVTPNGMIYSHRGSIVDVRAVDGERSIMYNHVPLLTPLVISEVKIKRSREMDSVVDHIAISGGYIEFSNNVATIIADSAERARNIDVSRAEAAKQRAEQRLKEAREKHDEQTMARAEVALRRAMNRISVYNTKGH, via the coding sequence ATGGCAGATCCAGAAAAGCTTTTTAGAGTAAATGTTGTAACTCCTAATGGAATGATTTATTCCCATCGTGGAAGCATCGTTGATGTACGCGCTGTTGATGGTGAACGTTCAATCATGTATAACCACGTACCACTTTTAACTCCACTAGTTATTAGTGAGGTTAAGATTAAGCGAAGCCGTGAAATGGATTCAGTAGTTGATCATATTGCGATTTCCGGTGGCTATATTGAGTTTTCGAATAATGTTGCTACGATTATTGCAGATAGTGCTGAACGCGCAAGAAACATTGATGTTTCTCGTGCTGAGGCAGCGAAGCAACGCGCTGAGCAACGTTTGAAGGAAGCACGGGAAAAACATGACGAACAAACTATGGCACGTGCTGAAGTTGCTTTAAGACGAGCAATGAACAGAATTAGCGTGTACAATACTAAAGGTCACTAG
- a CDS encoding FtsW/RodA/SpoVE family cell cycle protein translates to MAKVENETSLFDRLAWNIIIPVLLLALISLYCIYVAALGDPSHIGSPVRAVVMQALWYLISIAIIVVVMQFDAEQLFKIAPIFFGIGIFLLIAVLFLYNRSVAADTGAKSWFKLGPITFQPSEIMKPAFILMLARVVKEHNDKYGHTIKTDWLLLGKIIAWLAPVAILLKLQNDFGTMLVFIAIVGGVVLVSGISWKIIVPLYGIVILAAIGVIVLVTTSAGQSLLSHFFQAYQFERIKSWLDPSGDTSSGAYQLWQSMKAIGSGQLFGNGFGKASVYVPVRGSDMVFSVIGENFGFVGCVALILIYLYLIIQMVKISFDTRNVFYSYIATGVIMMILFHVFENIGMNIDLLPLTGIPLPFVSQGGSALMGNMIGIGLILSMKFHNRDYMFSTAGDF, encoded by the coding sequence ATGGCAAAAGTTGAAAATGAAACGAGTCTATTCGATCGATTAGCCTGGAATATTATTATACCAGTGCTACTCTTGGCTTTAATTAGCTTGTATTGTATCTATGTTGCTGCATTAGGTGATCCTAGTCATATTGGTTCACCTGTTAGGGCAGTAGTTATGCAGGCATTATGGTACTTGATTTCAATTGCAATTATTGTGGTTGTGATGCAGTTTGATGCAGAACAGTTGTTTAAGATTGCGCCAATTTTCTTTGGAATCGGAATATTTTTGCTGATTGCGGTGCTATTCTTATATAACAGAAGCGTAGCTGCAGATACAGGTGCGAAAAGTTGGTTCAAACTAGGGCCCATTACTTTTCAGCCTTCAGAAATTATGAAGCCAGCTTTTATCTTGATGTTGGCTCGAGTGGTCAAAGAGCATAATGATAAATATGGTCACACGATTAAGACCGATTGGTTGTTATTAGGCAAAATTATTGCTTGGCTGGCACCGGTAGCAATTTTACTAAAGTTACAGAATGACTTTGGTACTATGTTAGTATTTATTGCCATCGTTGGTGGCGTGGTTTTAGTATCAGGGATTTCTTGGAAAATTATTGTACCGTTATATGGTATTGTGATTTTAGCAGCTATTGGGGTTATTGTATTAGTAACTACGTCGGCTGGGCAATCATTGTTGAGTCATTTCTTTCAAGCATATCAATTTGAACGAATTAAGTCTTGGCTCGACCCATCTGGTGATACTTCATCAGGAGCTTATCAGTTATGGCAAAGTATGAAGGCAATCGGTTCGGGTCAGCTATTTGGTAATGGCTTTGGCAAAGCTAGTGTTTATGTTCCAGTTCGTGGATCAGACATGGTTTTCTCGGTAATTGGTGAAAACTTTGGTTTTGTCGGCTGTGTAGCATTGATTTTGATTTATTTATACCTGATTATTCAAATGGTAAAAATCTCGTTCGATACCAGAAATGTATTTTATTCATACATTGCAACTGGTGTTATCATGATGATCTTGTTCCACGTATTTGAAAATATTGGGATGAATATTGATTTATTGCCATTGACAGGTATTCCATTGCCATTTGTTTCTCAGGGTGGTTCAGCTCTGATGGGAAACATGATTGGGATTGGATTAATCTTGTCGATGAAGTTCCATAATCGTGATTACATGTTCAGTACGGCTGGCGATTTTTAG
- the atpF gene encoding F0F1 ATP synthase subunit B — MTIQTLFAASHHIYLGNALWYLICFAILILLVKHFAWGPVSEMMEKRRQKVINDLDSAASDRKKAETLANEREAALKNSRQEATQILSDAKANAQKTGKEIVASANEDAAAIRKKANEEAAKAKSDALDSARDQVADISVAIAEKVIAKNLSAEDQKDLVDQFIKGLDD, encoded by the coding sequence ATGACTATTCAAACATTATTTGCAGCCTCACATCATATTTACCTAGGTAATGCACTTTGGTATTTAATTTGTTTTGCCATCTTGATATTATTGGTCAAGCACTTTGCTTGGGGTCCAGTATCAGAAATGATGGAAAAGCGGCGGCAAAAAGTTATTAATGACTTGGATTCAGCTGCAAGTGATCGCAAAAAGGCTGAAACGCTTGCTAACGAGCGTGAAGCTGCCTTGAAGAACTCAAGACAAGAAGCAACACAGATTCTCTCTGACGCTAAAGCTAATGCGCAAAAAACTGGCAAAGAAATCGTAGCAAGTGCAAATGAAGATGCTGCAGCAATTCGTAAGAAGGCAAATGAAGAAGCCGCTAAGGCTAAATCAGATGCATTGGATTCTGCACGTGATCAAGTTGCTGATATTTCTGTAGCTATTGCTGAAAAGGTAATTGCTAAGAATTTATCTGCTGAAGACCAAAAGGATTTAGTCGACCAATTTATTAAGGGGTTGGATGATTAA
- a CDS encoding F0F1 ATP synthase subunit gamma, with translation MPASLLELKKKIASVKQTGKITEAMRMVSASKLNQTENHDKEYTVYNDYVRKTISRLISSQVVDNLRENSISIDKNNVAKIDYTDVFGLGITADMIQTRKKVKTTGFLVISGDRGLVGSYNSNVIKNMMSIFEDERAQGHEVKVLAVGSVGAQFFKKNNVNVVYEKDGVSDVPTFDEALPIVSTAIKMYLNGVYDQLYVCYTHHVNSLSSAFRVEKMLPIVDLDIGVKEAEAHKELEYDIEPDINSVLTKLLPQYARSTIYGAILDAKTAEHASSMTAMQSATDNANDLVSSLTTKLNRARQAQITTEITEIISGANALE, from the coding sequence ATGCCTGCATCTTTACTTGAGTTAAAGAAAAAGATTGCTTCAGTAAAACAAACCGGTAAGATCACAGAAGCCATGCGAATGGTTTCAGCATCAAAATTGAATCAAACTGAAAATCATGATAAAGAATATACCGTTTATAACGACTATGTTCGTAAAACGATTTCTCGTTTAATCAGTTCCCAAGTCGTAGATAATCTGCGTGAAAATAGCATCTCTATCGATAAAAACAATGTTGCGAAGATCGATTATACTGATGTGTTTGGTTTAGGTATTACTGCTGATATGATTCAAACCCGCAAAAAAGTTAAGACTACAGGTTTCTTAGTAATTAGCGGTGATCGTGGTCTTGTAGGTTCTTACAACAGCAATGTCATCAAAAACATGATGAGCATTTTTGAAGATGAACGTGCACAAGGACATGAAGTTAAAGTTTTAGCCGTTGGTTCTGTCGGCGCTCAATTCTTTAAGAAAAACAACGTTAATGTTGTTTACGAAAAAGATGGCGTTTCAGATGTGCCAACCTTTGATGAAGCTTTACCAATTGTTTCAACTGCAATTAAGATGTATTTAAATGGTGTCTATGACCAACTTTACGTATGTTATACTCACCATGTAAACTCATTATCATCTGCTTTTCGTGTTGAAAAGATGTTGCCAATCGTTGATTTGGATATCGGCGTAAAAGAAGCTGAAGCACATAAAGAATTAGAATATGATATCGAACCAGACATTAATAGTGTGCTTACTAAGTTGTTGCCACAGTATGCTCGTTCAACAATTTATGGTGCCATTCTAGACGCCAAGACTGCAGAACATGCTAGTTCAATGACAGCTATGCAAAGTGCGACTGATAATGCCAATGATTTGGTATCAAGTTTAACTACAAAATTAAACCGTGCTAGACAGGCACAAATTACTACTGAAATTACCGAAATTATCAGTGGTGCAAATGCCTTAGAGTAA